Part of the Pieris brassicae chromosome 5, ilPieBrab1.1, whole genome shotgun sequence genome is shown below.
TTTAGGATGTAAGACGATGATATTagtatacttattattattagatactAAGAGTGTTAGTTTTAGTTcatcaaataatatacttttcaGATATGGAGTTGTATTTCGAGCTTCCCCAAGACAAGCTGATGTTATGATAGTGGCTGGGACACTGACAAATAAAATGGCTCCAGCTCTAAGAAAAGTATATGATCAGATGCCTGATCCAAGATGGGTGATTTCTATGGGCAGCTGTGCTAATGGTGGTGGATACTATCATTACTCTTACTCAGTTGTAAGGTAAACTATgtcatatcattattaattaaaaatttactcattATGTTAACtcagtaaatttaaatcaataaattaatataaacgaaTAAAGTCTTGCCTGtcaaaaggaaacaaaaaGCTAGGTTCAGGCtattttatagtttgtaaAATGTTACTAAATAACAGAATTTCGTTTCCAATGGTTtaacataatttgaaatacaGAGATTATAATACACATAGAATGCATGTTTCGAGACATTTATGATTATCATCTGAAATCAATGAATTGGTTATAAAGATATAACATCTGgcatccaaaaaaaaaacaggacATACACTGTTATCTAATACAcacaattcataaaatttggGTTTTtcaagttaatattaattaaacattgttttatcaACAAAACTTTGTTGCCAGTCATCATCATATTTTCTATGCCAGAAGATATATAAGGGTATATCTTGAAGACTCAAGATGTAGCACATATATGTGACTATAAGTAGTAcaagttaagaaaattatttcagaGGCTGTGACCGAATTGTCCCAGTAGATATCTATGTGCCTGGTTGCCCTCCTACCGCTGAAGCTTTGCTGTATGGTGTACTACAGTTGCAAAAGAAAGTCAAGAGAATGAAGACAGTTCAAATATGGTACAGAAACTAAAAATCCATAACAATGTAATCtatgataattaaaagtaaatagaaATCATTTAAATAGACATGTTTATCAATTGTTATCTTCcttgaattattttgaattttttgttatgtacAGTAAAATTTAAGCATTAAAAGATGTAGTTGTGtgaactgtatttttttatagccaTTGTAGTTATGGAGTTTACTGGTCACAAACCGAAGCAAACAATTTTGCATGGTCCTattctttttgtaaaaattgataCAACCCTGAAAATTAAGACTGTTAAGTCTCTTCTCACAAACATAATAACAAAGAGCATCTTCATAAAGAATAGATATCTAAAGACTACTTTGGAtactacttatttaaaatgtttttatacctTATTACGAAAATTACCTCAGAAAAATTAGTTATTGAAGCACTGGTATAAAAATGTCCAGATATTTAACATTCAATAttgcttaattatttttattattaacaaatttattcaatattaactATATGTTGTGGTCAATTTGATAGTATCAAATCTAAGACAtacatttgatatatttaacttttttaattttatataaaggtaGGTATGGTCTCAAGGTTCTAAATGTCAGATATGAGTAGCTAAAACGATTCTTTAATAAACAACTCGTTTACTTGAATCATCAAATATAATTCAgaacatacaatatttaggACATCTGACTAGAATaggaaaaatacaaaaactcgGATTggtataaaaatcaaaagttttaatGGTATTTTCTGAATCGCACCAAGCTTTCATTTACTTTTTAGTATACAGAATGATTTTTGTATAaactataatacatttttgataaataatataactggAACACAATTTTAAGTGCCTTAACATTGTAATTTTGTCTGACCCAACATTCACAAAAAACATGGCACATGTTGGGTATAAAAACGGAAGcaacaacaaatttaatatcgaAATGCTACTTGGAAATAAGTAAAGGAAGAATGCaacatgataatttattattattgtaatattatctaACTGCAAATAGATACTACTCTGAAGTCAGACAAAAcgcattttacaatataataatatcacatattttaaatgcaaagAGTCAACTGCTATTATAACAGACATATTGCTTCTAAAGAATCACGGAAGAAATGagtatatatcataaataaataaaaccaccACTGGTACAATTGAAAAACCATTTGAGATTTTTAACggaagtaaaaattaaactcccgatacaataataatttatgggatttttactttatttgacgTTAAATAAACcgattctatattttaattactaatttacaatctaatatttacattttatttataagtatatataaatatgtataattatatcgATAGCGATTCCGTTCACCGTATCTATTCTTCAAATAATGCGATTGaatgtatatttaactaaTGATGGTGACACGTTAACAACTCGATAGAtatctcatgtaaataaacaagCGGAAGTTTACAGGGCGCTTCGAGATCTCGTCTTAGGCCGGCTGTCCACTGGCAACTGACATTGACTGACTGGTGACTTTGCAGTTCACCAATCATTTTTCATCATTGGTATTAAAAATTCAGTCCAAATATATTCATCATATACATTGGCTGTAAGTCATATACTATAGAGTATTTATTCTGCAGCATGAAACGTAACATGCTTAAATTTCAAGAagtcttgttttttttaaacattgacAAGACCAAATTAGACTGGCTCGAGATACTCCTAAGAGCTTTATATGAAACGGGCACGTGATTGCGAGTGTTCAGTCGGCCCCATATTGCACACAGCGACCCCTTCCCCGGCCCCGCCCCGTGCGCCCCTCCCCCGCCCCGTGCGCCCCTCCCCCCACTACCACTCTACACACGACCACTGTACTTTACAAATTTCAAACAATAGCTATCTATTGTATTTCATCTCAATTACACCGTTCTCACGTATTCAAGACGCACTGTAAGACTAAAAGATCGtgtgtaattaaaaactacgATATAATATTACACTATAGAGAGACGCACGCGGCGGCCATTCAGCAAGCGacgatacaataaataattttctaaaacgTTAGTACGACGCATTGCAGCTCGGCAGAGCAGCCCGTGTCACGAAAACTTCGCTATGACTAAAATGCAATACGCCattgcatttaattttacatacacatTCATAGATCGTCCCGCCGCGTCTGCCGAGCCGCAAGTCAACACATCTTCTCACTCCGCGTTCACGCTACACTATTTACATTCGCGAATCGCGTGGTGCCGCTATCATCGCGGCTCTTCCTTCTTGAGTAGGTCGAGAGGGGCGAGCGGAGCCATGGGCGGGGCGAGGGGCGCCAGCGGGGCCATATGCCCGCCCATGGGCGGGAGCGGCGCGCCCACGCCACTCCTGTGGTGCAGCAGCGGGCTCGACTTGAGCTGCTGGTGGTGGGCGTAGGCACTCAACATCTTTGCTCGATCTTCCTCTGCTCGGATGGCGGCTTCCACCAGTGGGGCGAAGCGCATGTGCTGCAGGGGGTCGAAAGCGGCTCTGTAGGGATCCCAGTGTGGCGGGGGGTAGGGAAGCGTCGGCGGTCGGGGAGGTTCCTTTCGCTCGTCCTTGGGTTCTTGGTGCGAGGGATGCGTGGAACGGTGGGGGGATCGAACTCGGGCTCTCTCAATGTCCCTATCGCGCTGTTCCCTAGCTTTACGTCGCTCGCGTTCCTCTCTATCCCGTCGTTCTCTTTCCTCCCTTTCACGTCTGGCTCTCTCCCTTTCCTCGTGTTCTCGGCGGACTTCAGCCGGCGTTGAAACAGGGGGGCGATGCGGCCGCCAAGCGTCGTGAACTAAGGGATGGGGGACAGCATGTAATGGTGCAGATAGCGCCAGCTCTCGGCCGTACGGCAGAGAATAGGGCGCACCAGGGAACCCGCCCCCGTACCGCGTGAATGGCGACACTCCTGAAACTCCCAGCTCACGCTCTGCTCCCAGCGGCGCACTACCGTATGCAGCACGAGATGGGTGACGTACTATACCTACGGATATAATAACCGTTTTATCACTAAGccacatgtatataaatacaaagaaCATGATAAATCGAACCTAGAAAATGGTACGATACCTAGAGGTGCGTGATGCATATAGGGTGGGGGCAGATCGTAGGGCGAGCGGTATGCGGGCGGCGGTGGGGCAGGAGCGGGGAAGGCCCGGAGTTTGTCCTTGTCCATGGCAGAAGGCGCCGCACCCGAACCAGTCTTCTCCTTCTGTTGGTGGTTGTAAATCTCCCAAGCGATACGTACGTGCATCGCATTCCATTTTCCAGTTTTCtgtaatatgaataataaacaattaagtaTAGTAAAGAGAAAAAACGTTGAGCTGAACTAAACAATCTCTGTTTATAACAAGCTTGAGAAAATAATGTGCTATATGCTTTTGCTCTTAATGAAAACAGTGAagtagatattaatttttatataacatataaatttcataatgtttaaaaagcaTAAATAATGATCAAAATAATGGACACAGCATGTTCGTTAACAGCTGTGCgctttacaataataatatatttaatctgtATTGTTTATCTTTTCATTAGacattttaaaagtgtttataAAAGTTGCTtagataagaaaattaattataaaagcgTGTTATATGGGGTAAAACCTATGGGACAATGCTTTCATCTTGAAAGCACCGTCCATTGCTTTTACTCCATTAAGCCGTATTTAGCATACATAAGGGACAAAGGTGCCGTAAAAGTAAGTTTATAATTGAGTTCTGGACTTGTGATAGAATTTCACTTCTATTGTACCCATATTCTACTGGTTCTACTGGCTGATATTATGATATTACCTTAACAATACAAATCTGTTAAAAAAGATTTACCATAAGTCAAATCACTATTAGATCTTTTTTGCATAAAATGTATTGTGGATGTGTGGAGTTTgtgttgtaattaatatttaacttctTAGTAGAATATGGAAACATGCTAGTGTAATGAATAGGTTGCATGCATAAAGTGCTGAAATAGACCTACCGCGACAGCGGGGCGTTGTGGCGGTTTAGAGGCGGACTCGCTTGATGACACTACGGGCTGTTAACATGACGCGGAGCCAAGGTTAATGTATGAAGTGCAAATAAGGAAAGCACTAAGCTGACCAATGATTTTATCTAGAGGGTTTACGAAAACGTGCCAACATAACTTTGCATACATTGGAGAATGTGCGGGAAGAGAACCAGCTATGCGaactaatataattcttattggCTATgcttcatttcatttattcacatAATTTTACTGTCAAGCTATTATAAGGTTCCAGTAGTCAACAGTgtcaatataacaaaaaaggtAAACTAGCAGAGCAACAACCTCAAATCCCACCACAGTTCTCTTTCCGAATAGACTCTAATCGGtgttattactttttaatatctcTCATAAGCTAACTGGAGCAACTCATGGCACTGGTTTTATGAACGAAATTATCTTGCAGATCCTGGGTTCGAAgaaattagtaaaaattaagtttaatttacaaaaaaaaaaacaggaagtgatttttatgaataaatattatttaattgacgCGCTTTCGTAACTTATAAGCcataaatcattttatcatttttaaaattacagtaaatatttatttaaagctttgggttttcatacaaaattatgtatgACTCTCTATACTATGTTAACCCAATTAGGAAGAATAATACTAATGTAGTTATGCCCATCCCAAAGAAAGTAATGGAATCTAAACTACTAGCAACTACATTAAAGTGGGGGAAATCTAATTTCTATGATGACTTATTCTATAACAGAAAccttgtaaaattttatgtgtAAACAAAAGACATCAAATATGATTGACTCATTATtagtaactttttattatcaacATCGGATCACATGTTAGGTCAAGTTCATGACCTTAAAAAGGTGAATGACATCAAGTtcgataaaatttatattttgtttgaatattcTAATTGAACTTGATCTTGCTCACAAATTGACAAAGGCTTCGTTACGaatcttaataaattagtataagAGTCCTACAACAttgataaaaactaatatttagtttttataacaatgaaaTTAAGGGCTTAACTATGTAAACACTCCTTTTCAAGTCAAGTGTAAGTACACACagcctatttatttattttcttcgtACAATTAGATTGGATTATGCTTACCTTAGGTGCATATGTAGTAAGTGGGGCAGGCGGTACGTAAGGCGCTGTAGGGTGTAACAGACTTGAGGAGTATGGATATAGACTCAGCCCGGATCGGTATAGCGAAGACATCTTGCTAACATCCTTgaactgaaaaaaattaattaaataaaaaaaaaaacatcaaattgtatagtacattaaaaaattggaatcaaaacaagtttattataattatttatttaagtttaatttataagatatatCATCACAATATTCTGCGTGTATTTACTTGTCAACAAATGATAATCATATTTTACTTGGATagaagttattattaaaaactgaaGCTGAAACGCTACGCTAACGCTACGttacgctgaaaagcacgcgaaacgtcggaaaaaaaatagaatttaaaattatgtaaataattataagtttttaatagcttcaatccgttcaaaaagtgtttttcttaatggaTAGAACTTTCTCTAAGTTTATAAacgaaatattcaatttgtatAAGGCAAGCCATATTCGAGATTTGgcaataatgtatattattttttagaatacTTCTTTACTTGAAACATGTGTTCTACAGTTAGTTGTACGCAATGAAGtgtaaatatcttaataaagtagttgtttttattttgacattggaaaatgtaattttactcACCAGTGGCGCGTGTGGCACCATCAGCTGATGTGGATGGGGCGGCGCATGCGCCGGATGCTGGTGCACATGGGTATGTTGGTGCTGGTGATGATGAAGCTCCGTGCGCACGGCTCCAGCGGCAGCCAGGAACCGGTTGTCCAACTCTCTACGGAGGAGATCTGCGCCTGGACCTGCAAATATCAAGTGATATGTTAGTGCTGTTAtacacatttgtttttaacaacTAGATTTTCAGTTGTAAgtgatataatattgttagaaTATGAATTTTTTGACCCTTTCATTtctaatttatacaatttttttaaatctataaaccacttttaattttttagaaaacaaaCGGCGAATATAATATAGGAATGgcctaattaataattaatgaaccAAATTACAAAgtgttaaatttaacatagaaattacaataattttgcaCCTTTCTCTATATTTCAATAACTACACTTCGCCGGAAatccataaattaatttcttcataaaaaaaaaacaagaaaaggATGGCTTGGATAATTGAATCTCAAGCAAAAGCAGCATAACTCtttgtgttttaaaacatatcatatttgtatatgtaaaacTTACTGGATTGGAAGAGCGATTCTGCCGAGAAGGGATTAGGGTTAGGCGCGAGTGGCGCTCCGAATAAAGGAGGCGCAGGCGCAAATGCAGCACTGCGCTCTGACGGGGCCGGCCTGctgcaaatattattttaattacacttcGTGCTtgagatttttaatatgacaGAACAACTAAAAtagattattaaaacattatatttatcgaattcaattagtaatatatttttgttatttatactaAGTAAAATGTAAACCATATTGaataatgaatgaataaaaaatagaggATGTTGGGTCGTATACTCACGTTACCCCCCAATGGGCGGGCGGCTTGGCACTTGAGCTGATGCTGGGCACTGTGGGCACTGGGGCTAAAGAATGGGACAGGTGCGGGGCTGGGGTGGGGGCAGTGGGTGTAGGAGCTGCAAGTGTGGCGAGCCCACCAAGAGATGATAGTGGGGCTACTGATGGCTGTAAGCCTACCGACCCACTGTGCGTTGGCACAGGAccctgaaatatatataactactattaacatatcaaattaaaaaaaaaatcgcctTAACAAAAGCTATAGAAATTGTACTAATATGTTATGTGATTGAACACATTCCtgcaatatattaatattttttgaacataTTCATGTTATACTTAACTTAGGcaaaattgtattgtctattcatacaacattttatcataaaataatgtgtaGAGGCAGTTAATAGCAGTAAAGCATAATTGATTTGTTATCTGCCAATTGCCCATCAAgagaataaatatatcttcatTTTCAAGTCTAGAATTATTTTCGTGATAATTAGCATAAAGTCagttctttgtaaattaagcAAGAGCTCGGTTAAGTATGGTTGAAATAATGTCGACCTAAATCTAGATAACGAGTATGACAACTTACAGATAAAGGTGCGCCGAGTGGAGCTGGTAGCGGGGCGGATAACGTAGCGGCAAGCGGAGCGGGCATCGTCGGTACTAGCGAGGCAGCGGACACCGCCGCGCTCGCTGATGAAGCGGGCGTGCTCCGAGACAGACTGCTGATGttactgaaatataaaattggaCGATTTAAGgcttgtattatatttaaaagaaaaagattCGAACGTAAATTCAGCTACTTTAAGAATTGAAGGAATTGAACGACTGTtgttaagaaaacaaaatctaatttagttatttttaaacaaacgaACATAACATAAGTATTTGCACGACATACGGGctcaatatatgtattttaggtTCACACGACCAATGAAGTACAACGACAAGAAGTCTTGAATGTATCGTAATTGAAAATTGACTCATCAACTTGAAACAGTTAATTATAGTAGAGAGCATATCATTACAGTAGAGAAGTACCAACCTATGACTGCATTACGTAAATTAAGCAATTTTATTAGTGAATTTAATCTTAAGAATTCAGCAAAAACATCTTTATTATCTAGACATAATGTTTGTATGGGATTATTTCGTTACAGATTTCTAATCAATATTAGAGACAATCGTGAAAAAAGCTTTTCGatttgtaaaaattgtttttaaataaatattgagtcACAAAGATATCTATGAAtgcattttgtataatttacacTAACCTACGTTTTTACTCATATAATTACCTGATTGAAGGAAATGCGTTcgttacataatataacacaTCGgtaaattaatgataattacCAATTAACGTTACATTGTTGTTGATACGTGAAACACGCAATTCAATTATTACGACACCAGATACAATTGCACAAATCGATTCACTAACATTAAGTACTCTGAAGTAAACGCTAATTATAGATTTGACAATTAGTTATAGCGATCGTCTAAACAAAataaggatttaatttttcccatggtttttcaataaaaaaacaaacttgtaaatataaaaaaaaaacaacaagtaACTGCGAGATGTGGTTAACAAGTGACTTTCTATTGGTAGATTTTTCAAAATCGGTTTACATAAGATCCAGATATTACCTCTATAAACTCAAAAGctttacctatttataatatttattactaaatatagaCACTTTCCTAAAAGTTAACCTTGAGCCTAAAGTTTCAGAAGctcgtttttttatttgcttacggaattgtaacaaaaacaaatattattttacctgAAACTTTCTCTTTCTCTGCTAGGACTTTGAGTCCGTGGAGAGTAGGATAAAGGCGTGTGCACACCCGCACCACCGAGTGAGCCTGGCGTGTGTGGACGAACACCTTTAGGTGTTTTTGGTGCTACCAGTGGGGAGGCCGCTAGACTTGTCCTCTGAAATGGATAAATCATAGAATTTATCAAATGCAAAGTATTAACGACTACGCTTCGGTATGGCTTTCTACGGCTTCAGAATGGCTGGTGAAATTTTACTTAAGACGAGTATTATACGCTACGCTACTACTAAAAGTTATCTCTTACTTTGTCAATTTTCGCTCATAAAAcatctattgttttttttataaacacctAAAAGAATACGAACCGTGTCATTGGTATTCCTGGGCGATGCAGCAGAAGGCGGAAGATATGGACTGTGTTGCAAGGTTGGCGCGTAGGGTGCGTACAATGTAGGGTACGCATTGGAGTACGCTGCAGGCGGCGGGTACCCGTTAGGCGCTAGGGATGAGCTCACCACCGCCACACTGTCAGATCGGGATATTTCAGGCGGTCTCGTGTCCACTACCGGCGGAGGCGCAGGGTGACCGCTGGTAGCGCTAGATGCGATTACAGCCGGCGCTGACGTCACGGGGGAAGTGTCCATGTGACTCGGTTGTGACGGAACAGCAGAGTGCGGCAGGCTGGGTTTCATACTCGGCGTCATACTTGCTATCGTACTGGTAGCCGTTGCCGTCGAGAATATTGCCTGCCCCACGTGGTTAGGCGTCGACCCTAGCGGGTGAGAGGACATCGGGATATGACTCGTGTGGCTCAAAATGGAATGGCTGTTAATTGGGTGACTTAAATGCGTAGGCGTTGGCGCGGCCGTCGACCCAGGCAAATGGCTTGGCGGTAAGTGGCTTGCGACGCTGAAGGGCGCAAGATGCGACGGCCTACCCGGGTATGGAACGGAATGTTTCTGTAAACTCGCTTGACTTGGGTAGCTAGAAATCGCATGGTGCATATTGGAACTTATACTCGAGTTTACATGACTAGAGCCAATAATTGGGGTGGGGTAGGGTCGGGAAAGCGCCGCGGGAGAGGATGGCCGCGGCGTAGGTGCTTGCGCTTGACTCGGAAGACAATTTGAGCCTGTAGTGGTCGGCATCGGCATCTGCGGGACGATATTCTGTGGCACATTAGGCCCGACACGGTTTGGATACGAGGTAGGAATGGAGGAGTGGGACTGAGAGGGTGGCGCGCTCCGGACTTCGTGTGCAGGAATAACTGTATGCGGCTGAGAGTGTGGGACGCGGTTAGGTAGACTAGGGTGTGCGGGTTGAGTGGCAGTGGGCGCGATTTGCGGTGGTCGCGGAGATGAGTGGTGAGCGTGCAGATCAAGAGGCGCATGAGCTTGTTCTGCAGAAGG
Proteins encoded:
- the LOC123709375 gene encoding nascent polypeptide-associated complex subunit alpha, muscle-specific form-like isoform X7, yielding MDDASDAGSLFRVTGGGAGGGKNDLVARGGSGGALALSRAPVGGSASPAPAPLPQPAPSPAPAALPPPALPPPPFRADTPHRPNGAHIPAIDGQAATQIPARPVGAAGPDTPERPASNNKLQPGARAAADSPTPAPPAPPAPSPLFPSHTAYQAHAAALPDFRLTNHETRTEPPSAEQAHAPLDLHAHHSSPRPPQIAPTATQPAHPSLPNRVPHSQPHTVIPAHEVRSAPPSQSHSSIPTSYPNRVGPNVPQNIVPQMPMPTTTGSNCLPSQAQAPTPRPSSPAALSRPYPTPIIGSSHVNSSISSNMHHAISSYPSQASLQKHSVPYPGRPSHLAPFSVASHLPPSHLPGSTAAPTPTHLSHPINSHSILSHTSHIPMSSHPLGSTPNHVGQAIFSTATATSTIASMTPSMKPSLPHSAVPSQPSHMDTSPVTSAPAVIASSATSGHPAPPPVVDTRPPEISRSDSVAVVSSSLAPNGYPPPAAYSNAYPTLYAPYAPTLQHSPYLPPSAASPRNTNDTRTSLAASPLVAPKTPKGVRPHTPGSLGGAGVHTPLSYSPRTQSPSRERESFSNISSLSRSTPASSASAAVSAASLVPTMPAPLAATLSAPLPAPLGAPLSGPVPTHSGSVGLQPSVAPLSSLGGLATLAAPTPTAPTPAPHLSHSLAPVPTVPSISSSAKPPAHWGVTRPAPSERSAAFAPAPPLFGAPLAPNPNPFSAESLFQSSPGADLLRRELDNRFLAAAGAVRTELHHHQHQHTHVHQHPAHAPPHPHQLMVPHAPLFKDVSKMSSLYRSGLSLYPYSSSLLHPTAPYVPPAPLTTYAPKPVVSSSESASKPPQRPAVAKTGKWNAMHVRIAWEIYNHQQKEKTGSGAAPSAMDKDKLRAFPAPAPPPPAYRSPYDLPPPYMHHAPLGIVRHPSRAAYGSAPLGAERELGVSGVSPFTRYGGGFPGAPYSLPYGRELALSAPLHAVPHPLVHDAWRPHRPPVSTPAEVRREHEERERARREREERERRDREERERRKAREQRDRDIERARVRSPHRSTHPSHQEPKDERKEPPRPPTLPYPPPHWDPYRAAFDPLQHMRFAPLVEAAIRAEEDRAKMLSAYAHHQQLKSSPLLHHRSGVGAPLPPMGGHMAPLAPLAPPMAPLAPLDLLKKEEPR